Proteins encoded together in one Gemmatimonadales bacterium window:
- a CDS encoding SDR family oxidoreductase codes for MTDQRVTAQPRPLALVTGASAGIGREFSEQLAARGYDLLIVARDAARLDAFARQLATRHGIVAHAISADLSLDDGVSRLIDEIRVRGPLAVLVNNAGFGTNGPLATAPTESQEAMLRLHVLAPMRLTQAVLPAMLERGAGWLINVSSIAGFTSAAGRVNYCATKAYLTNFSEGLAAELAGSGVRVQALCPGFTHTEFHHRMGFDKSEIPPRLWLDAGAVVRASLAAIERGGPVVCVPGARYKLIVLLLRVLPARWRMRLAWLAARRRAGAGPERARTAV; via the coding sequence ATGACCGATCAGCGAGTCACGGCGCAGCCTCGACCCCTCGCGCTCGTCACCGGCGCATCCGCCGGGATTGGCCGCGAGTTTTCCGAGCAGCTCGCCGCGCGGGGCTACGATCTCCTCATCGTGGCGCGCGACGCGGCACGACTCGACGCCTTCGCGCGCCAGCTCGCCACCCGTCACGGCATCGTGGCCCACGCGATCTCGGCCGATCTCTCTCTCGACGATGGCGTGTCCCGTCTCATCGACGAAATCCGCGTGCGCGGACCGCTCGCCGTACTGGTCAACAACGCCGGCTTCGGCACCAACGGTCCGCTCGCGACGGCCCCGACCGAGTCGCAGGAGGCGATGCTCCGGCTGCACGTGCTGGCGCCGATGCGGCTCACGCAGGCGGTGCTCCCGGCGATGCTCGAGCGCGGCGCGGGCTGGCTCATCAACGTCTCGTCGATTGCGGGATTCACCAGCGCGGCGGGGCGGGTCAACTACTGCGCGACAAAAGCCTATCTCACCAATTTCAGCGAGGGACTCGCGGCCGAGCTGGCCGGCAGCGGCGTGCGGGTGCAGGCGCTCTGCCCGGGGTTCACCCACACCGAGTTTCACCACCGGATGGGCTTCGACAAATCCGAAATTCCGCCGCGGCTCTGGCTCGATGCCGGGGCGGTGGTGCGCGCGTCGCTCGCGGCCATCGAGCGCGGCGGCCCGGTCGTCTGCGTGCCCGGCGCGCGCTATAAGCTGATCGTGCTGCTCCTGCGCGTGTTGCCGGCGCGCTGGCGCATGCGGTTGGCATGGCTCGCTGCGCGCCGGCGCGCGGGCGCCGGACCGGAGCGCGCACGCACGGCGGTGTGA
- a CDS encoding NmrA family NAD(P)-binding protein, protein MTTLVIGGTGNVGGAVVRELLARGLPVRVLTRSAEKSAALPEGATAAIGDMASPASLGPAFAGAERAFLMTPLDQNETELGLAAVAAATAARVGRLVYMSVHRVDSAPHIPIFANKIPVERAIRGSKIPYTIVRPNQFMQMDLLVLDAMRKGVYPTPIGDVGLSPVDVRDIAAVVVKALTEDGHAGMTYALVGPDVLTGRGTAEVWSRHLGRQVRYAGNDLDAWEGMVRAMLPGWLIHDLRIMYEHFQRHGLAAGPDELAAMRRVLGREPRRLDGLAREVSANARAGTQANG, encoded by the coding sequence ATGACCACGCTCGTGATCGGAGGAACCGGCAACGTGGGCGGCGCGGTCGTGCGAGAGCTCCTCGCGCGCGGCCTGCCGGTACGGGTGCTCACGCGATCGGCGGAGAAGAGTGCCGCGCTGCCCGAGGGCGCCACCGCCGCAATCGGCGACATGGCGAGCCCTGCCTCGCTCGGCCCGGCCTTCGCGGGCGCGGAGCGCGCGTTCCTCATGACGCCGCTCGACCAGAACGAGACCGAGCTCGGGCTCGCCGCGGTCGCCGCGGCAACGGCCGCGCGGGTCGGCCGCTTGGTATACATGTCGGTGCACCGGGTCGATTCGGCGCCCCACATCCCGATATTCGCCAACAAGATCCCGGTCGAGCGCGCGATCCGCGGCTCCAAGATCCCCTACACCATCGTGCGCCCGAACCAGTTCATGCAGATGGACCTGCTGGTGCTCGACGCTATGCGCAAAGGCGTCTACCCCACGCCGATCGGCGACGTGGGCCTGAGCCCGGTGGACGTGCGGGACATCGCGGCCGTCGTGGTGAAGGCGCTCACCGAGGACGGGCACGCCGGCATGACGTACGCGCTCGTCGGGCCGGACGTGCTCACCGGCCGCGGCACGGCGGAAGTCTGGAGCCGCCACCTGGGGCGCCAGGTGCGTTATGCGGGCAACGATCTCGATGCGTGGGAAGGTATGGTACGCGCCATGCTGCCGGGGTGGTTGATCCACGACCTCAGGATCATGTACGAGCACTTCCAGCGGCATGGGCTGGCGGCCGGCCCGGATGAGTTGGCCGCCATGCGCCGGGTGCTCGGCCGCGAGCCCAGGAGGCTCGACGGCCTCGCACGCGAGGTGAGTGCGAATGCCCGGGCAGGCACCCAGGCAAACGGTTAG
- a CDS encoding MATE family efflux transporter translates to MPLPESTLRRPSAREGGGGRLPTRAELAALLRLAVPVVVVQVGLMAMGVVDSIMVGHVSATALAAVAIGNLYFFGLAVFGMGVLLALDPVVSQAVGAGDEPAVARALQRGLVLAAAISVPTALLLLTARPFLTWAGQPAAVIPDAAAYAACSVPGVLPFFGFIVIRQTLQALHRMRPIVLVIVLANLANVGFNWVLIYGHLGMPPLGVVGSAWSTTISRCLMGLGIVTLAWPELESRLLPLRPELRAWAPLARMFRLGLPIGLQFLLESSVFGTVLLLMGRLGTVPVAAHQVAINIASLTFMVPLGVSSAATVLVGNAVGRGDARGARRAARASLVVGAGFMALTALVMLLLPVPLARAYSRDADVIALAATLLPIAGAFQVFDGLQVVSIGILRGLADTRAPFIIALLGFWLLGFPVSLWLGFRTPLGPAGLWWGLVVGLVAVATLLLLRVRARLRRDVRRFAIDDAGPAAGAPLTLAV, encoded by the coding sequence GTGCCGCTGCCCGAGTCCACACTGCGCCGACCGTCAGCCCGTGAGGGCGGAGGCGGCCGGCTGCCGACGCGCGCCGAGCTGGCGGCGCTGCTGCGCCTCGCCGTACCCGTGGTCGTGGTACAGGTGGGGCTCATGGCGATGGGCGTCGTGGACTCTATCATGGTGGGCCATGTCTCCGCCACGGCGCTCGCGGCGGTCGCCATCGGCAATCTCTACTTCTTCGGGCTCGCTGTCTTCGGCATGGGCGTGCTGCTGGCGCTCGATCCCGTCGTGTCGCAGGCGGTGGGCGCCGGGGACGAGCCGGCCGTAGCGCGCGCGTTGCAACGCGGGCTCGTGCTCGCCGCGGCGATCAGCGTACCCACGGCGCTCCTGCTGCTCACCGCCCGTCCGTTCCTCACCTGGGCCGGGCAGCCGGCGGCCGTCATCCCGGACGCGGCCGCTTACGCGGCGTGCTCGGTGCCCGGCGTACTGCCGTTCTTCGGGTTCATCGTGATACGCCAGACGCTCCAGGCGCTCCACCGGATGCGGCCCATCGTGCTCGTCATCGTGCTCGCGAACCTCGCGAACGTGGGCTTCAACTGGGTGCTCATCTACGGCCATCTCGGCATGCCGCCGCTCGGCGTGGTGGGCTCCGCCTGGTCCACCACGATCAGCCGCTGTCTCATGGGGCTCGGCATCGTGACGCTCGCCTGGCCCGAGCTGGAGAGCCGGCTCCTGCCGCTCCGGCCGGAGCTTCGCGCGTGGGCGCCGCTCGCCCGGATGTTTCGCCTCGGGCTTCCGATCGGCTTGCAGTTTCTGCTCGAGTCGAGCGTGTTCGGCACGGTGCTGCTCCTCATGGGCCGGCTCGGTACCGTGCCGGTGGCGGCGCATCAGGTCGCGATCAACATCGCGTCGCTCACCTTCATGGTGCCGCTCGGTGTGTCCAGCGCGGCCACGGTGCTCGTGGGCAACGCCGTCGGCCGGGGCGACGCGCGCGGCGCGCGGCGGGCGGCGCGCGCCTCGCTCGTGGTCGGGGCCGGGTTCATGGCGCTCACCGCGCTCGTCATGTTGCTCCTGCCGGTGCCGCTCGCCCGCGCGTATTCGCGCGACGCGGACGTGATCGCCCTGGCCGCGACGCTGCTCCCCATCGCGGGCGCGTTCCAGGTGTTCGACGGCTTGCAGGTCGTCTCGATCGGCATCCTGCGCGGGCTGGCCGACACCCGGGCGCCGTTCATCATCGCACTGCTCGGCTTCTGGCTGCTCGGTTTTCCGGTGAGCCTCTGGCTCGGCTTCCGCACGCCGCTCGGCCCTGCGGGACTCTGGTGGGGCCTCGTCGTGGGACTGGTCGCGGTGGCGACACTGCTGCTCCTCCGCGTGCGCGCGCGGCTCCGGCGCGACGTGCGGCGGTTCGCGATCGATGATGCGGGACCGGCCGCGGGCGCCCCGCTCACGCTCGCCGTCTGA
- a CDS encoding glycine betaine ABC transporter substrate-binding protein, whose protein sequence is MTRRVARRAVARRPLARAAALPGLLLVVALAAAGRVRAQTAARPVIVASKPFGESYLLAELFAQLLEARGYSVDRRLGLGATELAFGALESGAIDVYPEYTGTGLLAILHDSTLSDPRAVYARVATEFRRRWGMRWLPPLGFENTYAIAVRPETARRYRLRTLTDLARAGPALVAGFTPDFIGRPDGLPGLRRAYGLELRAVRPLVPAVKYQALAAGSVDVIDGYSTDGFIARYDLVVLQDDRHFFPPYYAAALAGARIAREDPGALLALTELSGRLSDSAMRRLNEQVEVESRPVAAVAAEALAQLGLVASRAGAAGARAGAATRSTPGGARSGRRERGSLLSYLVDRRALLARLTLRHLLLVALSLGAAVLVAVPAGLALERAAGAAESAIRAAGVLQTIPSIALLAFMLPLLGIGVVPALVALFLYSLYPILRNTYTGVRAADPDAVRASHALGMTPGQTLRYVRLPLAAPVILAGIRTAAVLDVGTATLAAFIGAGGLGDPIVAGLSLNDTRMVLSGAIPAALLALVVDGALGWCERLVAPRG, encoded by the coding sequence GTGACGCGGCGGGTGGCGCGCCGTGCCGTGGCGCGCCGGCCCCTGGCGCGCGCCGCCGCGCTCCCGGGGCTTTTGCTCGTGGTCGCACTCGCGGCCGCCGGACGGGTGCGCGCGCAGACCGCCGCGCGTCCGGTCATCGTCGCGTCGAAGCCCTTCGGCGAGTCGTATCTCCTGGCCGAGCTGTTCGCGCAGTTGCTCGAAGCGCGGGGCTATTCGGTGGACCGCCGCCTCGGGCTCGGGGCAACGGAGCTCGCCTTCGGCGCGCTCGAATCCGGCGCCATCGACGTGTACCCCGAGTACACCGGCACCGGCCTTCTGGCCATCCTGCACGACTCGACGCTCTCCGACCCACGCGCCGTCTATGCCCGCGTGGCGACCGAGTTCCGCCGCCGCTGGGGGATGCGCTGGCTTCCGCCGCTCGGCTTCGAGAACACGTACGCCATCGCGGTGCGGCCGGAGACCGCGCGGCGCTATCGCCTGCGCACGCTCACCGACCTCGCGCGCGCCGGCCCGGCGCTCGTGGCGGGATTCACGCCGGACTTCATCGGTCGGCCCGACGGACTGCCGGGGCTTCGCCGCGCCTACGGCCTCGAGCTCCGCGCGGTGCGCCCGCTCGTGCCCGCGGTCAAGTACCAGGCGCTGGCCGCGGGCAGCGTGGACGTGATCGACGGCTACTCGACCGACGGGTTCATCGCGCGCTACGACCTCGTGGTGCTCCAGGACGACCGCCACTTCTTCCCGCCCTACTACGCCGCCGCGCTGGCCGGCGCACGGATCGCACGCGAAGACCCCGGCGCCCTGCTCGCGCTCACCGAGCTGAGCGGACGGTTGAGCGACAGCGCGATGCGGCGGCTCAACGAGCAGGTGGAGGTGGAGAGCAGGCCGGTGGCGGCGGTCGCAGCCGAGGCGTTGGCGCAACTCGGGCTGGTGGCGTCGCGCGCCGGCGCCGCAGGAGCGCGGGCGGGCGCCGCGACGCGGAGTACGCCCGGCGGCGCGCGCAGCGGTCGGCGCGAGCGCGGCTCGCTGCTGTCCTATCTCGTGGATCGGCGCGCGCTGCTCGCCCGGCTCACGCTGCGGCACCTGCTGCTCGTCGCGCTCTCGCTCGGCGCCGCGGTGCTCGTCGCGGTCCCCGCGGGGCTCGCGCTCGAGCGCGCGGCCGGCGCCGCCGAATCGGCCATCCGCGCCGCCGGCGTGCTCCAGACGATCCCCAGCATCGCGCTCCTCGCCTTCATGTTGCCGCTCCTCGGAATCGGCGTGGTGCCGGCGCTCGTCGCGCTTTTCCTCTATTCGCTCTATCCGATCCTGCGCAACACCTACACCGGCGTCCGCGCCGCCGACCCCGACGCGGTGCGCGCTTCACACGCGCTCGGCATGACGCCGGGTCAGACGCTCCGGTACGTGCGCCTTCCGCTCGCGGCGCCGGTGATCCTTGCCGGCATCCGCACCGCTGCCGTGCTCGACGTCGGCACCGCGACGCTCGCCGCGTTCATCGGCGCCGGCGGGCTGGGCGACCCGATCGTCGCCGGGCTCTCGCTCAATGACACCCGCATGGTGCTCTCCGGCGCGATTCCGGCCGCGCTGCTGGCACTCGTGGTCGACGGCGCCCTCGGCTGGTGCGAGCGGCTGGTGGCTCCGCGTGGATAG
- a CDS encoding ATP-binding cassette domain-containing protein, with product MPEPGSAPALAAQAVVKRHGTVVALDDVSLDVPRGECVALIGESGAGKSTLLRCFNRLVEPDAGRVLVEGVEARTLDPVALRRRMGYVPQEGGLLPHWRVERNVALVPWLRGEVDATERAREALGLVGLDAERFGRRWPRELSGGERQRAAVARALAGSRGVVLLDEPFGALDAITRAELQAAFAAWRRELGFTSVLVTHDLREALELADRVAVLRRGRIEQTAAPEELVRAPATAYVAELITRARVA from the coding sequence ATGCCCGAACCAGGCTCAGCGCCTGCGCTCGCCGCGCAGGCGGTGGTGAAGCGCCACGGCACGGTGGTGGCGCTCGACGACGTGTCGCTCGACGTGCCTCGCGGCGAATGCGTGGCGCTCATCGGCGAGAGCGGCGCGGGCAAGAGCACCTTGCTCCGCTGCTTCAACCGGCTGGTCGAACCTGATGCGGGACGGGTGCTGGTCGAGGGCGTCGAGGCGCGAACGCTCGATCCGGTGGCGCTCCGGCGACGAATGGGCTACGTACCGCAGGAAGGCGGCCTGCTCCCACACTGGCGGGTGGAACGCAACGTCGCGCTCGTGCCGTGGCTCCGTGGAGAGGTGGACGCAACCGAACGTGCCCGCGAGGCGCTCGGGCTGGTGGGGCTCGACGCCGAGCGATTCGGGCGGCGCTGGCCCCGCGAGCTGTCCGGCGGCGAGCGGCAGCGGGCCGCGGTGGCGCGGGCGCTCGCCGGGAGCCGCGGCGTCGTGCTGTTGGACGAGCCGTTCGGCGCGCTCGACGCGATCACCCGGGCGGAGCTTCAGGCGGCGTTCGCCGCGTGGCGACGGGAGCTGGGTTTCACCAGCGTGCTCGTGACCCACGACCTGCGCGAGGCGCTGGAGCTGGCGGACCGGGTGGCGGTGCTGAGGCGGGGGCGGATCGAGCAGACGGCGGCCCCGGAAGAGCTGGTGCGCGCGCCGGCGACGGCGTACGTGGCGGAGCTCATCACGCGGGCGCGGGTGGCGTGA